In Aristaeella hokkaidonensis, the following are encoded in one genomic region:
- a CDS encoding FAD-binding protein, translating to MKKMLAVLIAAIFVLPVLAGIACAESALTDGTYSAEQQGFGGPVKVEAVIEGGKITDVTVTGNNETEGIGAAALEPLAEQVKEAQGAAIDGVSGATLTSGAVKAAMTEIMAQASGKGAAELKIADGTYEAQAWSFSMNYQMNVKTVIEGGKIASIEVGDNGDTAIILNTAIENLIPAMIENQSVKVDSITGATVSSGAIKAATEDCLVQAIAAAGGDVAAVSAFYTVPAKSTATETINTKVLVIGMGGAGIMTGNRIVDTLYDAYEGDTTKIDVLMIDKAAKYGGTSVTTSSPMSINPKSFVEKNDGKEYVDAAALKAAWMEYTEGDAKEWAIDMMMESSGDAVDYLIENGFVFGAPVQGLSDPYLICCNYGDGFMVDKSIVQAYFDKFMGNYTMKGGKYMLQTEATSLITDETGRVTGVNAVGADGTTYVINAQYVVSATGGFAGNGEMEDKYFSDEYYNLSGGGRWNMYGMSQNDGKMIQSAIDNGAATYCIGMPPVSHIGGAYKVMHEFPIIQQEYPDFFTGKPATISLNDIPMMLAVAPNSMAVNRQGVRFKDETTLTAYGNWAAGAYFYTIWSDEQMQSIRDNGLKFSNIGIFINQGGWPANTPIPELYDVLEKGMEMDIIFKADTIEELAEKIGVDAATLAKTVADYNSYCDTKENPPQGIEKNPVIYDLSGRPMEGEYNVYEKIEGNGPYYAVKGAPWIYSTTGALDVDEQFRVLKTDGQPLEGLYAVGTDCLGIMFTEKKEYVTYGGADQGWAFTSGYLAGKQLAETILAE from the coding sequence ATGAAGAAAATGCTGGCAGTCCTGATTGCCGCAATCTTCGTTCTGCCTGTGCTGGCCGGTATTGCCTGCGCGGAAAGCGCGCTGACCGACGGCACTTACAGTGCGGAACAGCAGGGCTTCGGCGGCCCTGTGAAGGTTGAGGCCGTCATCGAAGGCGGCAAAATCACCGATGTGACGGTCACCGGCAATAATGAGACCGAAGGCATCGGCGCCGCGGCGCTTGAGCCGCTGGCGGAGCAGGTGAAGGAAGCCCAGGGCGCCGCAATCGACGGCGTGTCCGGCGCGACCCTGACCTCCGGCGCTGTGAAGGCCGCCATGACGGAAATCATGGCCCAGGCGTCCGGCAAAGGCGCCGCGGAGCTGAAGATTGCCGACGGCACCTATGAGGCCCAGGCATGGAGCTTCTCCATGAACTACCAGATGAACGTGAAGACGGTCATCGAAGGCGGAAAGATCGCCTCCATCGAAGTGGGCGACAACGGGGATACCGCGATTATCCTGAACACCGCCATTGAGAACCTGATTCCCGCGATGATCGAGAACCAGTCCGTGAAGGTGGACTCCATCACCGGCGCCACCGTTTCCAGCGGCGCCATCAAGGCGGCGACGGAAGACTGCCTGGTGCAGGCGATCGCCGCGGCCGGCGGAGACGTTGCCGCTGTGAGCGCGTTCTACACCGTGCCTGCCAAGAGTACTGCCACCGAGACCATCAACACCAAGGTGCTGGTGATCGGTATGGGCGGCGCCGGCATCATGACGGGCAACCGCATTGTGGATACCCTGTATGACGCCTATGAAGGCGACACCACCAAGATCGACGTCCTGATGATCGACAAGGCCGCCAAGTACGGCGGAACCTCTGTGACCACCTCTTCTCCCATGTCCATCAACCCCAAGTCCTTCGTGGAGAAGAACGACGGCAAAGAGTATGTGGACGCCGCGGCCCTGAAGGCTGCCTGGATGGAATACACCGAAGGCGATGCCAAGGAATGGGCCATTGACATGATGATGGAATCCTCCGGCGACGCGGTGGATTACCTGATCGAAAACGGCTTTGTGTTCGGCGCGCCGGTGCAGGGCCTGTCCGATCCCTACCTGATCTGCTGCAACTACGGCGACGGCTTCATGGTGGACAAGTCCATCGTACAGGCCTACTTTGACAAGTTCATGGGCAACTACACCATGAAGGGCGGCAAGTACATGCTGCAGACCGAGGCCACCTCCCTGATCACTGACGAAACCGGCCGGGTGACCGGCGTGAACGCGGTGGGCGCGGACGGAACGACCTACGTCATCAACGCCCAGTACGTTGTCTCCGCCACCGGCGGCTTTGCCGGCAACGGAGAAATGGAAGACAAGTATTTCTCTGACGAGTATTACAACCTGTCCGGCGGCGGACGCTGGAATATGTACGGCATGAGCCAGAACGACGGTAAGATGATCCAGTCCGCCATCGACAACGGCGCGGCGACCTACTGCATTGGCATGCCCCCGGTCAGCCACATCGGCGGCGCCTACAAGGTGATGCATGAGTTCCCGATCATCCAGCAGGAGTATCCGGACTTCTTCACCGGCAAGCCCGCCACCATTTCCCTGAACGATATCCCCATGATGCTGGCAGTGGCGCCCAACAGCATGGCTGTGAACCGCCAGGGCGTGCGCTTCAAGGATGAAACGACCCTGACCGCCTACGGCAACTGGGCGGCCGGCGCCTACTTCTACACCATCTGGTCTGACGAGCAGATGCAGTCCATCCGGGACAACGGCCTGAAGTTCAGCAACATCGGTATCTTCATCAACCAGGGCGGCTGGCCCGCCAACACCCCGATTCCGGAACTGTATGACGTACTGGAAAAGGGCATGGAGATGGACATCATCTTCAAGGCTGACACGATTGAAGAGCTGGCGGAGAAGATCGGCGTGGATGCCGCGACCCTGGCCAAGACCGTGGCGGATTACAACAGTTACTGCGACACGAAGGAAAACCCGCCCCAGGGCATCGAAAAGAACCCCGTTATCTATGACCTGAGCGGCCGCCCCATGGAGGGTGAGTACAACGTGTACGAGAAGATCGAAGGCAACGGACCCTACTACGCCGTGAAGGGCGCGCCGTGGATCTATTCCACCACCGGCGCCCTGGACGTGGACGAACAGTTCCGCGTGCTGAAGACCGACGGCCAGCCCCTGGAGGGCCTGTACGCGGTCGGCACTGACTGCCTGGGCATCATGTTCACCGAGAAGAAGGAATACGTGACCTACGGCGGCGCTGACCAGGGCTGGGCTTTCACCTCCGGCTACCTGGCCGGTAAGCAGCTGGCGGAAACCATCCTGGCGGAGTAA
- a CDS encoding MerR family transcriptional regulator, translating into MKINDASRATGVSRDMIRFYEKQGLVCPARLPNGYRDYSDEDLYLLTVIRYLSNLGVPLRVISTAFESGQTDLLVGNLKDEISRLTLLRSQIEVRIAAAKESIACFNLLSSGTPWEVYEAPARYLFSFGSLRYPVYRSGPEPGDSFAFYYRQRYGVEENVTPQGQADRGIMLYCSLPGTERIPPQRCLRTVLTHSSENKQLLGARELEAPLRHAASLTGKEEFTVLMHQFFQKKGEAAFLSADILLG; encoded by the coding sequence ATGAAAATCAACGATGCCTCCCGCGCCACCGGCGTATCCCGGGACATGATCCGTTTCTATGAAAAACAGGGTCTCGTCTGCCCTGCCCGCCTGCCCAACGGCTACCGGGATTACTCGGATGAAGACCTGTACCTGCTCACCGTGATCCGGTACCTGTCCAACCTGGGCGTACCGCTGCGGGTGATCTCCACAGCTTTTGAAAGCGGCCAGACGGATCTCCTTGTTGGAAACCTGAAGGACGAGATCAGCCGCCTGACCCTGCTGCGCAGCCAGATCGAGGTCCGCATTGCCGCCGCCAAAGAGTCCATTGCCTGCTTCAACCTGCTGTCCTCCGGTACTCCCTGGGAGGTCTATGAGGCACCGGCGCGGTACCTTTTCTCCTTCGGCAGCCTCCGCTATCCGGTATACCGTTCCGGTCCGGAACCCGGGGATTCCTTTGCCTTCTATTACCGCCAGCGCTATGGCGTGGAGGAGAACGTCACCCCGCAGGGACAGGCCGACCGGGGCATCATGCTGTACTGTTCCCTGCCTGGCACGGAGCGCATCCCGCCCCAGCGGTGCCTGCGGACGGTACTCACCCATTCCTCCGAAAACAAGCAGCTCCTGGGCGCCCGGGAGCTGGAAGCGCCCCTGCGGCACGCGGCTTCCCTGACCGGCAAAGAAGAGTTCACCGTGCTCATGCACCAGTTCTTCCAGAAGAAAGGGGAAGCAGCGTTTCTGAGTGCTGACATCCTTTTAGGATGA
- a CDS encoding RNA polymerase sigma factor translates to MSNVTGPDTALDRDRIFERLVDQYQESVLRMCYYCLNDKSQAEDAAQETFLKLYRTLNQFRGDCGEKTWIMKIAIRVCYDMNHSGWFRFMNRSVTPEMLPGEAVTEEEKHDAELAEAVKKLPFKLREVILLYYYQGMNVNEIADALNISHSSVSGRLKRGKEKLKNMLEGRELDE, encoded by the coding sequence ATGAGCAATGTTACGGGCCCGGACACTGCTCTGGATCGCGACCGGATCTTTGAACGACTGGTGGATCAGTACCAGGAATCAGTACTGAGGATGTGTTACTACTGCCTGAACGACAAGTCCCAGGCGGAGGACGCTGCCCAGGAAACCTTCCTGAAGCTATACAGGACGCTGAATCAGTTTCGCGGCGACTGCGGGGAAAAGACCTGGATTATGAAGATTGCCATCCGCGTGTGCTATGACATGAATCATTCGGGCTGGTTCCGTTTTATGAACCGCAGCGTAACGCCGGAAATGCTTCCCGGCGAGGCGGTGACGGAAGAAGAAAAGCATGACGCTGAGCTGGCGGAAGCGGTGAAGAAACTGCCGTTCAAACTGCGGGAGGTGATCCTCCTTTACTACTACCAGGGAATGAATGTAAACGAAATAGCGGATGCGCTGAACATATCCCACTCCTCGGTTTCGGGAAGGCTGAAACGGGGAAAGGAAAAGCTGAAGAATATGCTGGAAGGGAGAGAACTCGATGAATAA
- a CDS encoding magnesium transporter CorA family protein, translating into MYYLIKESLTPCAPEDLAKGGAQYVAVLTTEEWQQRRDCFDMLIDMDMETVPPQETKAIVNQDSLTGTFSIPDRTDISGARHAFSFALDEKGIVLVDDNGYAEQLVQTIARTKKWKLPGLERFLYDLLETTIGQDLALLEKSEHRLNQLEESILRGEIESYPAEMNDIRGNLLDLRIHYEQLIDFSQELEENENDFFRDENLRYFHMFTERVIRLQDMVTGQREYVTQLRDLIQSHLDVRQNRIMTVLTVITSIFLPLTLIAGWYGMNFRYMPELEWRFGYPVIIVVSILIVILCLFWFKKKKWM; encoded by the coding sequence ATGTATTACCTGATCAAAGAGTCCCTGACACCCTGTGCGCCCGAAGATCTCGCCAAGGGCGGCGCCCAGTATGTGGCCGTGCTGACCACGGAAGAGTGGCAGCAGCGCCGGGACTGCTTTGACATGCTCATTGATATGGACATGGAAACCGTTCCGCCGCAAGAAACGAAAGCCATCGTGAACCAGGATTCCCTCACGGGCACCTTCTCCATTCCGGACAGGACGGACATCAGCGGCGCGCGCCATGCCTTCTCCTTTGCCCTGGATGAAAAGGGCATCGTCCTGGTGGATGACAACGGATATGCGGAGCAGCTGGTCCAGACCATCGCCCGCACGAAAAAATGGAAGCTGCCCGGGCTGGAGCGCTTCCTGTACGACCTGCTGGAAACCACCATCGGGCAGGACCTGGCCCTGCTGGAAAAGTCGGAGCACCGGCTGAACCAGCTGGAGGAATCCATCCTGCGGGGTGAGATCGAAAGCTATCCCGCCGAGATGAACGACATCCGGGGCAATCTCCTGGACCTGCGGATCCACTATGAACAGCTGATCGACTTCAGCCAGGAGCTGGAAGAAAACGAGAACGACTTCTTCCGGGATGAAAACCTCCGCTACTTCCATATGTTTACCGAGCGGGTCATCCGCCTGCAGGATATGGTTACCGGCCAGCGGGAATATGTGACCCAGCTGCGGGATCTGATTCAGTCCCATCTGGACGTGAGGCAGAACCGCATCATGACCGTGCTTACGGTTATCACCTCCATCTTCCTGCCCCTGACCCTTATCGCGGGCTGGTACGGCATGAACTTCCGCTATATGCCCGAGCTGGAATGGCGTTTCGGCTATCCGGTCATCATCGTGGTCTCCATCCTGATCGTGATCCTGTGCCTGTTCTGGTTCAAAAAGAAAAAGTGGATGTGA
- a CDS encoding putative quinol monooxygenase has translation MITMLIYYRGSVGAAGSFVAQMEAEGIAADIRREPGCIRYEYFQPLDEPGTILLFDTWKDQAALDAHHASPMMKRLAELRNMFDLKMTAEKYVSVDLGEDSKYIKWE, from the coding sequence ATGATTACAATGCTGATATACTACCGCGGCTCGGTAGGAGCCGCCGGATCCTTTGTGGCGCAGATGGAAGCGGAAGGCATCGCGGCGGATATCCGCCGGGAACCGGGCTGCATCCGGTATGAGTACTTCCAGCCGCTGGATGAGCCGGGCACTATCCTGCTCTTCGATACCTGGAAGGACCAGGCAGCCCTGGACGCGCACCATGCCTCCCCGATGATGAAGCGCCTGGCGGAGCTCCGGAATATGTTTGACCTGAAAATGACCGCGGAAAAATACGTCAGCGTGGACTTGGGAGAAGACAGCAAGTACATCAAATGGGAATAA
- a CDS encoding RNA polymerase sigma factor: MDRGFFIAEIEACTDMMYRVAWSILRNDDDVQDALQDAALKAWEKRSRLKEEKYFRTWIVRILINVCYDAQRKHRRNVPLEEIPEGTYASVPDPDLAIALAAVPEKLRLPLVLCYSEGMTYEEAASALRIPPATLQGRLRRGKEALRKELKAE; this comes from the coding sequence GTGGACAGGGGATTCTTTATCGCGGAGATCGAAGCCTGCACGGACATGATGTACCGGGTAGCCTGGTCGATTCTGCGGAACGATGACGATGTGCAGGACGCATTGCAGGATGCCGCCCTCAAAGCCTGGGAAAAACGGAGCAGGCTGAAGGAAGAGAAATACTTCCGCACCTGGATTGTCCGTATATTGATCAACGTGTGTTACGACGCACAGAGAAAGCATCGCAGGAACGTTCCACTGGAAGAGATTCCCGAAGGGACATACGCTTCCGTTCCGGACCCTGACCTGGCGATCGCACTGGCGGCTGTGCCGGAAAAGCTGCGGCTGCCGCTTGTCCTTTGCTATTCGGAAGGGATGACCTATGAGGAGGCAGCGTCAGCGCTGCGGATCCCGCCGGCCACCCTCCAGGGACGCCTTCGCCGGGGAAAAGAAGCTTTGAGAAAGGAGCTGAAAGCGGAATGA
- a CDS encoding MmcQ/YjbR family DNA-binding protein has product MTRQELTDYIFDAFSVEPDYPFSRDDVTCVFRHTDNRKWFGIMMKIPYRTLGMNRDGETDIVNIKCDPVLMGSLRGKPGFRPAYHMNKDKWITILLDGSAGREEITALVDMSFRMTETKLRKAGHHSEF; this is encoded by the coding sequence ATGACCAGGCAGGAACTGACGGATTATATCTTTGACGCCTTCAGCGTGGAGCCGGACTATCCCTTTTCCCGGGATGATGTGACCTGCGTTTTCCGCCACACGGACAACCGCAAATGGTTCGGGATCATGATGAAGATCCCGTACCGGACCCTGGGCATGAACCGGGATGGGGAAACAGATATTGTGAATATCAAGTGCGATCCGGTTCTGATGGGCTCCCTCCGGGGAAAGCCGGGTTTCCGCCCGGCCTACCACATGAACAAGGATAAATGGATCACCATCCTGCTGGACGGTTCCGCGGGGCGGGAGGAGATCACCGCCCTGGTGGATATGAGTTTCCGCATGACGGAAACCAAACTGCGAAAAGCCGGTCATCATTCTGAATTCTGA
- a CDS encoding CpsB/CapC family capsule biosynthesis tyrosine phosphatase yields MEKHSFIDIHSHIIYGADDGAQSMTEAIRMLQADRDQGAVAVFATPHYGRENNNFLPVAAGVREKFELLKERAAEEVPEIRLYLGTEWYCAWVLAERVFRMEAFRMNGTNYVLTEFLEYSGCHERPEKFRTNLAQLQKRGLKPILAHAERYRALQDDRDLVRELADSGVLMQVNAFDLERNINPVTREQAQWMAKEKLISFIGSDMHGMRPGARRPVVEEGVRWLFDNVEEEYALDVTMRNAENLLKAGTV; encoded by the coding sequence ATGGAGAAGCACAGTTTTATTGATATCCACAGCCATATTATCTACGGCGCGGACGACGGAGCCCAGAGCATGACGGAAGCCATCCGCATGCTCCAGGCGGACCGGGATCAGGGCGCGGTGGCTGTGTTTGCCACGCCGCACTACGGCCGGGAAAACAACAATTTCCTGCCCGTGGCAGCCGGGGTGCGGGAAAAGTTTGAACTGCTGAAGGAACGGGCGGCGGAAGAAGTGCCGGAGATCCGGCTGTACCTGGGCACGGAGTGGTACTGCGCCTGGGTGCTGGCGGAGCGGGTTTTCCGCATGGAAGCCTTCCGGATGAACGGCACAAACTATGTGCTGACGGAGTTCCTGGAATACTCGGGCTGCCATGAGCGGCCAGAGAAATTCCGCACGAACCTGGCCCAGCTGCAGAAGCGGGGACTGAAGCCCATCCTGGCGCACGCGGAGCGCTACCGTGCCCTGCAGGATGACCGGGATCTCGTCCGGGAACTGGCGGACAGCGGCGTCCTGATGCAGGTGAACGCTTTTGACCTGGAGCGGAACATCAACCCGGTCACCCGGGAACAGGCCCAGTGGATGGCAAAGGAAAAGCTGATTTCCTTTATCGGCAGTGATATGCACGGGATGCGGCCCGGCGCCCGCAGGCCGGTAGTGGAGGAAGGCGTCCGCTGGCTGTTTGACAACGTGGAGGAAGAATACGCCCTGGACGTGACCATGCGCAACGCGGAGAATCTCCTGAAAGCAGGGACGGTATGA
- a CDS encoding DUF523 domain-containing protein, which produces MKIMVSACLLGENCKYNGGNNRNEKLLHLLEGHTVIPVCPEVLGGLPVPRPSAEIVNGTVMNAAGENVDAAFRLGAEKGLELAKREKPDLIVLQSRSPSCGVKMIYDGSFSGRKIPGQGLFTEAAVKAGFKVLDIEDIADGEAQFY; this is translated from the coding sequence ATGAAGATCATGGTCAGCGCCTGCCTGCTGGGCGAAAACTGCAAATACAACGGCGGCAACAACCGGAATGAGAAGCTGCTGCACCTGCTGGAGGGACATACGGTGATTCCCGTCTGTCCGGAGGTGCTGGGCGGGCTGCCGGTGCCCCGGCCGTCCGCGGAGATTGTGAACGGAACCGTGATGAACGCGGCGGGGGAGAACGTGGACGCCGCTTTCCGGCTGGGGGCTGAAAAAGGCCTGGAGCTGGCGAAGCGGGAAAAACCGGACCTGATCGTTCTCCAGTCCCGCAGTCCCAGCTGCGGGGTGAAAATGATTTATGACGGCTCCTTCTCCGGCAGGAAGATTCCGGGGCAGGGCCTTTTCACGGAAGCGGCGGTGAAGGCCGGCTTCAAAGTGCTGGACATTGAGGATATAGCAGATGGAGAAGCACAGTTTTATTGA
- a CDS encoding NUDIX domain-containing protein — protein MDYIHELRKLTGPRKLILNCAGVVIEKDGKVLFQRRSDNGKWGLIGGLVEMNETYAQAAVREAREETGLEVKLTGFLGIFHNHDMVWANGDAAHVISAMYTAEVVSGEPRIDEESFELRFFGKDEVPELFAEDHIAGLEAYYKGIRLPLFEENEYRKSKE, from the coding sequence ATGGATTACATTCACGAACTTCGGAAACTGACCGGCCCCCGCAAACTGATCCTGAACTGCGCGGGCGTGGTGATTGAAAAGGACGGCAAAGTGCTGTTCCAGCGCCGTTCGGATAACGGAAAATGGGGCCTGATCGGCGGACTGGTGGAAATGAACGAGACCTACGCGCAGGCTGCTGTGCGGGAAGCCCGGGAGGAAACCGGACTGGAAGTGAAGCTGACCGGTTTCCTGGGCATCTTCCACAACCATGATATGGTCTGGGCCAACGGAGACGCGGCGCATGTGATTTCCGCCATGTATACCGCGGAAGTGGTCAGCGGTGAACCGAGGATTGACGAGGAGTCCTTTGAGCTTCGTTTCTTCGGAAAGGACGAGGTGCCGGAACTGTTCGCGGAAGATCATATTGCCGGGCTGGAAGCCTACTACAAGGGAATCCGCCTTCCGCTGTTCGAGGAGAACGAGTACAGGAAATCCAAAGAGTAA
- a CDS encoding AraC family transcriptional regulator, which yields MDYSQYENYGFDRVSAFNLSTGYEKRSYQAHWHSYGEILLVGPGKTNVFRVNQSTYELVEGDFLLMWPMEVHEIIDADRKESLVIQFSNTFMNSLFDLQRIMHFYRNLHVLCINAHPELVGKLRVIAEKMKEIWFEAGPDRELRCCMLLMEFMLTLDRHRDEFAPELHGGDTYSYTDTVMRRMMTVTDYIKNNLTADDLSQAAMAEMAGISKDYFSRIFRSVTGTNYSRWLNMIRMEKATELLADEEMTLTEVAMRSGFQSISSFNRVFRAEKGMAPGEYRALSVK from the coding sequence ATGGATTACAGCCAATATGAAAACTACGGGTTTGACCGGGTGAGCGCCTTTAACCTCTCCACGGGTTATGAAAAGCGGAGCTACCAGGCCCACTGGCATTCCTATGGCGAAATCCTGCTGGTGGGTCCCGGGAAGACGAACGTCTTCCGGGTGAACCAGAGCACCTATGAACTGGTGGAAGGCGATTTCCTGCTCATGTGGCCTATGGAGGTGCATGAGATCATCGACGCGGACCGGAAGGAATCGCTGGTGATCCAGTTCAGCAATACCTTTATGAATTCCCTGTTTGACCTGCAGCGGATCATGCATTTCTACCGAAACCTGCACGTGCTGTGCATCAATGCCCATCCGGAACTGGTAGGCAAGCTGCGGGTGATCGCGGAGAAAATGAAAGAGATCTGGTTTGAGGCAGGGCCGGACCGGGAACTCCGCTGCTGTATGCTGCTGATGGAGTTTATGCTGACGCTGGACCGTCACCGGGACGAGTTCGCGCCTGAGCTTCACGGCGGGGACACCTACAGCTATACCGATACGGTGATGCGCCGGATGATGACGGTCACGGATTATATCAAGAACAACCTGACGGCGGACGACCTGTCCCAGGCTGCGATGGCGGAGATGGCAGGCATCAGCAAGGATTATTTCTCCCGGATCTTCCGCAGCGTGACCGGTACCAACTACAGCCGGTGGCTGAATATGATCCGCATGGAAAAGGCCACGGAACTCCTGGCGGACGAAGAAATGACCCTGACCGAGGTGGCTATGCGCTCCGGCTTCCAGAGCATCTCCAGCTTCAACCGGGTCTTCCGGGCGGAAAAGGGCATGGCGCCGGGAGAGTACCGGGCGCTGTCGGTAAAGTGA
- a CDS encoding endo-1,4-beta-xylanase — MNQNQFAHRRAAARIQLLNPDGTPAARQQVRADQVSHQFLFGCGAFDAVALMKSQDEKQQAFLSQRMDKWLKLFNYGTLPFYWGRYEPEEGKTAYPETIAAARWLRDNGVQVKGHPLCWHTACAPWLLKYSNEEILRRQLERIRRDVSAYKGVINLWDVINEVVIMPVFDRYDNAITRICVEKGRVVLVREVFAAAKETDPDAVLLINDFNTSEAYAQLIEDLLEADVPISAIGIQSHQHQGYWGLEKLNTVLERFSRFGLPIHFTENTLISGDIMPAHIVDLNDWQVDEWPSTPAGEERQAREISEMYSVLFSHPLVEAITTWDFNDGCWLKAPSGFVHEDNTEKPSYHALMGLIHGDWETHENLVTDENGFVTLTGFKGDYELKTDNGSVKLTLDGKSTNSQFIIHNS, encoded by the coding sequence ATGAATCAGAATCAGTTTGCCCACCGCCGTGCGGCCGCCCGTATCCAGCTGCTGAACCCGGACGGAACCCCCGCGGCCCGTCAGCAGGTCCGTGCCGATCAGGTATCCCACCAGTTTCTGTTCGGCTGCGGCGCCTTTGACGCCGTTGCCCTGATGAAATCCCAGGATGAAAAGCAGCAGGCCTTCCTGAGCCAGCGAATGGACAAGTGGCTGAAGCTTTTCAACTACGGCACCCTGCCTTTCTACTGGGGACGGTACGAGCCGGAAGAAGGCAAGACCGCCTATCCGGAAACCATCGCCGCCGCCAGATGGCTGCGGGACAACGGCGTCCAGGTCAAGGGACATCCCCTGTGCTGGCACACCGCCTGCGCACCCTGGCTCCTGAAATACTCCAATGAAGAGATCCTCCGCCGCCAGCTGGAGCGTATCCGCCGGGACGTAAGCGCCTACAAGGGCGTCATCAACCTCTGGGATGTGATCAACGAAGTGGTCATCATGCCCGTGTTTGACCGGTATGACAACGCCATCACCCGCATCTGCGTCGAAAAAGGCCGGGTCGTCCTGGTGAGGGAGGTTTTTGCCGCCGCGAAGGAAACCGATCCGGACGCTGTGCTGCTGATCAACGACTTCAACACCAGCGAAGCTTATGCCCAGCTGATTGAAGACCTGCTGGAAGCGGATGTGCCGATCAGCGCCATCGGTATCCAGAGCCACCAGCACCAGGGCTACTGGGGACTGGAAAAGCTGAACACCGTACTGGAGCGGTTCTCCCGCTTCGGTCTCCCGATCCACTTTACGGAGAACACCCTGATCTCCGGCGACATCATGCCCGCCCACATCGTGGACCTGAACGACTGGCAGGTGGACGAGTGGCCCAGCACGCCCGCCGGCGAAGAGCGCCAGGCCCGGGAGATCAGCGAAATGTATTCCGTCCTCTTCTCCCATCCGCTGGTGGAAGCCATCACCACATGGGACTTCAACGACGGCTGCTGGCTGAAGGCGCCCTCCGGCTTTGTGCATGAGGACAACACCGAAAAGCCCTCCTATCATGCCCTGATGGGTCTCATCCACGGCGACTGGGAAACCCATGAAAACCTGGTGACGGACGAGAACGGCTTCGTGACCCTCACAGGGTTCAAGGGCGATTATGAGCTGAAGACTGATAATGGCAGTGTTAAGCTCACGCTGGACGGGAAGAGCACCAATTCACAATTCATAATTCATAATTCATAA